In Williamwhitmania sp., the sequence TATATGGCCGATGATAATCCTTGTGGTACGCCATTATTAAGCGCAATAGCCTCCTCAATGGTATCGTACTTTATTAGGTAGAGGATTGGTGCAAAGGTCTCTTCCTGAACAATATGAAAGTTGTTCTTTGCCTCTACAATTGCTGGAACCACGTAGTTGCCACTTTCGAATCCTTTACCCTGCAGCACCTCACCACCAAAGACAACCTTGCCGCCTTCTTGCTTTGCCTCCTCAATGGCGTTGGTGAAAGCCATCACCGAATGTTTGTCGATGAGTGGACCAACGAGCGTTTCTGGTTCTAGCGGGTCACCAATTCTTTTGGCAACTTGGGTGTAGGCGTTTACTAGCCTTTTCTTTACATCCTCGTATATGCTGCTGTGCACAATTGCTCTGCGGGTAGATGTGCAGCGCTGCCCAGCAGTGCCCACTGCTCCAAACACAATGGATGGGATGGCTTGTTTTAGGTCGGCAGTTGGGGTTACGATGGCAGCATTGTTTCCGCCAAGTTCAAGAATGGTTTTGCCGAGCCTTTTGCCAACAATTTCGGCCGTTCTTTTTCCTACTGAAGTAGACCCAGTTATGGAGATAAGAGGTATTCGCTTATCTGCC encodes:
- a CDS encoding aldehyde dehydrogenase family protein translates to LGILGLVTSFNFPIAVWAWNSMLAAIAGDVVIWKPSSKTPLTAIAVQNTIKEVLLQNDVPEGVFNLVIAKSSVMGDNFLADKRIPLISITGSTSVGKRTAEIVGKRLGKTILELGGNNAAIVTPTADLKQAIPSIVFGAVGTAGQRCTSTRRAIVHSSIYEDVKKRLVNAYTQVAKRIGDPLEPETLVGPLIDKHSVMAFTNAIEEAKQEGGKVVFGGEVLQGKGFESGNYVVPAIVEAKNNFHIVQEETFAPILYLIKYDTIEEAIALNNGVPQGLSSAIYTQNLIESEKFLSESGSDCGIANVNTGTSGAEIGGAFGGEKETGGGRESGSDAWKVYMRRQTNNINYGTTAHLAQGIKFDI